From Elstera cyanobacteriorum:
GGTCATCATGGTGATCGACGGCACCCAGGGGCTGGATAAGCAGGATTTGAACATCGCCGCCAGTGTCATCGACGAAGGCCGCGCCATCGTGCTGGCGGTCAATAAATGGGACGCGGTGGAGAATAAGGACGAGCGGTTGCAGGAGATCAAAGATCGCCTGTCAATCTCGCTCACCCAGGTCAGTGGCATTCCCATCGTCACCTGCTCCGGCTTAACCGGGCGCAGCCTCAACGTGCTGCTCGATCAAGCCTTGCAGGCGCATAAGCGTTGGAACTTCCGCGTAACGACATCGAAGCTGAACCGCTGGCTGGAAGGGGCGCTGGAAGCCCATCAGCCGCCGCTGGTTTCGGGCCGCCGCATCAAGATCCGCTATGGAACGCAAATTAAGGCCCGCCCGCCGACGCTGGCGCTCTTCTGCACCAAAGCCTCGGAACTGCCGGATCATTATATCCGCTATCTGGTGAACAGCTTCCGCGATACCTTCGACCTGCCGGGGGTGCCGATCCGCGTCGTGCTGCGCCAGCCGGATAATCCTTACGATGATGATTAACATACGAGGGGCGGGGAAATTCCCCGCCCCTCGTATGGTACAGAGTCCGCGTTTTTCTACGCCGCCCCTTGGGTCTGGCTGGCGTAATCGGTTAGCGCGCCGTTGAGGTTGCCCGCCTCGCCCGAAAGGCTTTTGGCGGAATGGGTCAGCGTATCGGCAATCGATCCGGTGGTTTTCGCTTCGCTTAAGACCTGTTGGATCAAGCTGCTGGCCGTCTGTGCCTGGGTGGCGATCTGGCCGACGCGCGAGGCGACCTCGCTGGACGTCGCGTTGTGCTGTTCGACCGCCGAGGCGATGGAGGTTTGCAGCATATTCACTTCGGTCACGGCCGCGCGCACGGCTTCGAACCCACGCACGGTAGCCCCGAGGCTATCCCGAATAGCGTGGACCGTTTCGGCAATACGGCTGGTGGCGCTGGTCGTGCTTTCGGCGAGCTTCTTCACTTCCTGGGCGACGACGGCAAAGCCGCGCCCTGACTCGCCCGCCCGCGCGGCCTCAATCGTCGCATTCAGCGCCAGCAGCTTGGTTTGATCCGCGAGGCTGGTGATGAATTGCACGATGCCATCCACTTCCGCCGCGCTCTCGGTGAGGGTTTTCACCGTATCGCCGGTTTCACCGAGGAAGCGGGTGGCGTTATCGGCGCTGCGCTGTGCGTCGGCGGCGCGCTGGCTGATTTCCTTGATCGCCGAGGTTAATTCCTCGGTCGCGCCGGAAACCTGCAAGGCGCTGCGGCTGCTTTCCGCCATCAAGCCGCCGACATCATCGGCCAGGGTGATCGTATGGCGCGAGCGTTCGATCAGCGAGGCGGCGACCTGATCGAGCGATTGCGCCTGGCGGGCAACGCTACCGGCGACCGTCTGCACGTCGGTCATCATCGCTTCCGCCTGACGGGCGGCGAGGATTTGTGCGGTCACGTCGATCCAGGTCAAGGCGAGCCCAACGAGGGCGCCACTACCGTCGCGCACGGGTTCGAGGTTGGCGGTCACATCGGTACTGCCGACCCGCAGGCGAAGATTGCGTAAGGCATCGCCGCTGCCGGACAGGCAGGCCTGCACCCGTTCGGCGCCAAGGCCCAGCAAGTCGCCGCTGGCGCGGTCGATGCTATGCGCTTCGCAGAAGCTGATCGCGGCGGGATTGAGGAAGGCGACGTGGCCGTGCTTATCCAGTAGCGCGGTCGGCGTTGGGCTGCCGTCGACCATCTGCTTCAACTGCAGAACATTCTCGACGCTTTCGCGCAGATGGGCGAGGGCGCGCGCCATGACCGCCATTTCATCCGGTCCGGTCGGCGGAATCGCCTGTTTGGTATTGCCCGAGGCCACGGCTTCCATCACCTGCGCGAAAATCCCGAGGGGGCGGAAAACCGCAATCCGCAGCACGATGAACCCGCCGACGGCAACGACAACGGCGAGGATCAGCAAGGCCTGCTGGCTGTTACTCTGCACATCCGCTGCTTGCTGGGTAAAGTCATCGATCCCGCGCGTCAGGGCCAAACCGGCCCAGGGGCGATTATTGCCGCCCATGAGGGTCGTGCGGGCGGTCGCAACATCACTCACCCCTTGGGGCAGACCTTCGCTCTTGAACACGCTCTGGTTTTTACCGTCAAAAATCTCGACCGTACCATCGAGCGACGGGCCGATGCCTTCCAGCAGGTGCAGCGGATCGGTCACCACTTCCATGATGCCAAGAACACGGAAACCGCCGACCGGTACAAAAATACTGTGCAGCGGGCGGCCTTCTGATGATTGCCAGAGAATTTCGAAGGCTTGGCGCTGGGCGCCGCGATCGCGAGCCTTCAATTGATCGAGAAGGGCTTGATCTTCCGTCGCGGTCGCCTTGCCGCCCTTGGTGGTGCGCGAGAGCAGAGCCATCTCCGGCGTGAAGATATTCACCGCAACCAGATTGATCTGCTGCTCGATCACCGGCGTCAGCGTGTAAAAAAGATCGGTCGTGAAGCCCAGCTTGGCCACGTCTTTCGCTTCGGTTGCCGGGGGCAGGTCGGTTGAGCGGCTCCATTCATTCGCGATAGGGGCGATACGTTCGCTATACACCCGCGTCATCTTATCGCGGACGAGATAGGTCAGGATTTTGCCAGTCGATGTGTTCAGCGTATCGGTGGCGAACGCCGTATAGGTCGTCAGCATATTGGCCTGTGTGTACCCGACGGCGGCGGCAACGATCAGGAATAATGTCACCAGCACGCGGCGGAGCGTCAGGCGCGGGGTCCAGACCGAAGGAATGCGATGCTCAGCCATGCCAGACCTTCCTTGCTAATACGACCGTATTCAAAAATGCATGCATGAAATGCGCCATCCGTCCTGAGACCAAGGGCCTGGGAGACGGCGGGAGGCATCTACCTATTCATCTAGAGACGCGCCATCGCATTGGAAGAGGCACCGGCCTGTGACGAACCGGCGCCAGCCTTGGGCGGGCAACTCCCAGGCGATGGCGCGTGCGGAAAGGGCTGGGGAACCCCATTCCTGGACGATGCGGGGGAGGGCGGCATCGCCTGAAATGGTTTTTAAACAAATCAGAAATTTTTGAGAAATATAATGGGATGCTGTGGCTATAACCGGACGTTATTGTGCGTTGCGGTAGGTTTTAGCGCAAGAAACTGTCCGTCCGGTCAGAACCGATCCTCTTATGGTGTTAGCGGACGAGGATTTCCGAAACCTCGCGCACTTGGGTTCGGGCGCGCAAGAGATAAAAGCCCTGCGTTGCCAGATGGTTGGCAACGAAGACCCCATCGGTCGCGCCGTTCATGACGATGAGCGGGTTGAGCAACGAGGCTTCGTGCAGGCTGGCCAGCATCTGGGTCCAGACATTAAAGGCCTCCCGTTCGCGTAGAAGCTGCTGATAATCGGTCCCGAGTTCGCGCAGGATCAGGTAATAGGCGTATAGCCGCCCTTTGACCCCATAGAAGACATTATCCGCCCGCCGGTCGATAAACTGGTCGCGGCCTTCCAGGATCTGTCGGTCGAGCACGGCGGAGGCCGAACCGAGGTCGGACATGATCCGGTCGAGCAGGGCGATGAGATTGTCGCCCCGGCGCTCGAACAGCGCCTGCCCTTGGCCGAGGCGCTGGTTATACGTCCGCAGCGCTTTGGCCGCAGCCCGGTATTTGGCGTCGGAGGAGGTGGTCGGCGCCCAGGAGGTGGAAAAATCGAACAGCCAGATATTCGGCGCCGACTTCAGCAAATCGACGGCTTTTGATAGGTCGGGATCGGCTTGGGAGGAACCCCGATTGCGGCCGATCTGATCCATCATCTCCGTAGAGAACCGCCCAATGGCCTCCATCATACCGGTCTGAAACTCCGGCATATTGTCGAGCCACCAGCCCGGTAGAAAAATCGGATCATTGGCCGTCCAGCGGTGGGTGATGGTTTCGCGTTCGATCAGCGTCGCCGCCATGGCCACCGCATGACTGCCGCCTTGGGGAAGCTCGGTCGGCGCCAGGGTTGTATCATCGTCGATGACATGAACCCACAGCATGCCGACCGGAATATACAGTGCGACGAGCAGCACGAGCGCCAAGGCCATCTTGCCAATGAGCCCCACGCCGATCCTTAGGCGCTTCGGCCAGAAGCGCGAAGCCAGCGACCGTTTTTCGAAGTCGAATTCCGTCACCCGATAAACTCCCTTCCCCCCGGACCCTGAACGGCTCCATTCCGCCACTCTAGGACGGCGCTACGGCATATATAAGGCCGAGAGCGTAAAATTTCAGAATGCCGGAAGGTTTTCCAGGGGGGTATGGCTCCATTAACCTAAAATACCCTGGAGAAGATCACAGGATTTTTCAGGAATCTGTCAGAGAATCGTCACGGAAGCGTCATTTCGGAACGGCATGGTTGCCCTGGCAAAACTGCGGGTGCGTGCCGACGCATTCCCCCGCACCCGTTTAGACCCTTGATCTGCGAGACACCGATGACCGACGCAAGCCTGGCGCCCGCCACGACCCATGACGCCGACGAGGTGACCAACCTTTCCGATAACCCGACCTTCGCTTCGGTGGTCGATGCCAGCCTCAGCCGCCGCTCGGTGCTGATGGGCACGGCGGCAACCGCGCTGTTCGGATCGCTCGGCGGTGTGTCCGCCCTGACCATCGCGGGTGATGCCCAGGCCGCCGATAAGGCGAAGAAGCTGCTGGGCTTCAAGCCGGTGGCAAAGAGCCTAGCCGATGCCGTTATCGTACCGGAAGGCTATGACGCGCAGATCATTTACGCCCTCGGCGATCCGCTGACCGCTAATACCCCGGATTATAAGAACGACGGCACCGATGCCGATTTTGAAAACCGGGCGGGTGATCATCACGATGGGATGGAGTGGTTCGGCCTGAGCGCGGACGGCAAGCCGTCCACCACCGCGACCAATCGTGGCATTCTCGGCGTCAATCACGAAGCCACCACCGACGAAAAACTCTCCTCTTTCTTTATCCATCCGACGGGCGGTACCGCCACGCTGCCCCGCCCGGCAGCCGAAGTAGATAAGGAATTGGCGATCCACGGCGTGTCCTTCGTCGAAGTTCGTAAGAATGCCGCCGGCAAGTGGGAATATGTGAAGGCGTCGGCCTTCAACCGTCGCTTCACCACCCTGACCGAAATGGAAATCAGCGGCCCCGCGCGGGGCAATGCGCTGCTGAAGACCAAATATTCCCCCGACGGCACCAAAACCCGCGGCACGTTGAACAACTGCGGCACCGGGAAAAGCCCCTGGGGTACGCTGATGACCGGTGAAGAGAATTGGAACGGCTACTTCTTCCGTGCCAAGGGCGATGACGAAGCGCGCGGTAACGATAAGTCGGTCACCGCACTGAAGCGCTATGGCCGCGCCGAAGGGGCTGCCTCGCGTCACGGTTGGGAATCGGCGGGTTCCGACGATAAGTACATGCGCTGGAACAATGTTAAGACCGGAACCTCGGCCGACGGCAGCGATGATTATCGCAACGAAATGAACGGTCAGGGCTACGTGGTCGAAATGGACCCGTACGATAAGACCAAGCTGGCGAAGAAGCGTACGGCCCTGGGCCGCTATGCGCATGAAAGCGCCGCTTTCAGCCTTCCGGTTAATGGCCAGCCGCTCGCCGTCTACATGGGCGACGATGCGCGCAACGAGTATATCTATAAATTCGTGTCGGAAGCCACTTGGTCGGCGTCGGATGCGACGGCAGCTGACCGTTTGGCTGTTGGCGATAAGTATCTCGACAAGGGGACGCTCTACGTCGCGAAGTTCAATGCCGATGGGACCGGCGAGTGGATCGAACTGTCGATCAACAATCCGAAGATCAAAGGCTACGACAAATATGCCTTCGCCGATCAGGCGGATGTTGCCGTCAATGCGCGCCTCGCGGGCGATGCGGTTGGCGCAACCAAGATGGATCGCCCGGAATGGTGTTCCGTCAATCCGGCTAATGGTGAAGTCTATTTCACCCTGACCAATAACGCTAACCGCACGTCGGAGCCCAAGGGTGGTTCGGCGCTGGAGCCGGATGCCGCGAATCCGCGGGCTTATTCCGACGTCAAGGGTACCTCGCGCGTGCAGACCGGTAATTCGCACGGTCACATCATCCGCGTGCGCGAAGCGGGTGGGGCCGGGGCGAAGGCCTTCTCGTGGGATATTTACCTCTTCGGGGCCGAAGCGTCCGCCGATCCGGCCAGCATCAATCTGTCGAAGCTGAACGCCAATCAGGATCTCTCCAGCCCGGATGGTCTGGCCTTCAGCAAAGCGACCGGCATCTGCTGGATCCAGACCGATGACGGCGCCTATACGGATGTGACCAACTGCATGATGCTGGCCGCCCTGCCGGGCAAGGTTGGCGATGGTCAGAAGGTCAATATCAACTACACGAAGGCCGATGGGGCGAAGTTGACCGTCACCACCCCGGTTGGTAAGGCCCCGACCGAAGGCGAACTGAAGCGCTTCCTGGTTGGTCCGAAGGGGTCGGAAATCACCGGTATTGCTGAAACGCCGGATGGCAAGGCGCTGTTCATCAACATTCAGCATCCGGGCGAAGCCACGAAGATGGCCGATGTCACCGACCCGGCGAAGTATGAAAGCCAGTGGCCGGCGAATGCCGGGTACGGCGCGGGCAAGCGTCCGCGCTCGGCGACCATTGTCATCACCAAAAAGGATGGTGGCGTGGTCGGCGCATAACGCGAGACCATATGCTGAAAAGAGCCACGCAGTCCTTCGGGGCTGCGTGGTTATTTTTTGGGCAGGTTTTTCGCAGGTTTATTCAGCAGCCCGCAGCATTCCGCTCCGTCTATTCAGGGCTGCTGTCGTTTCGCGTTCCACATCGACGAAGGTCTGGATGAATTGTCGGGCCAGCACCGACTGGGGGCGGTGCCGCGCCCAAATGGCCTGGACGCGATAGGTTAACGGGTCTTTCAGCGCGCGAATGTCGATCAGCTCCGGCTGGCCCGAGGCGGCGGTATAACCATCGACGATAGCGGCCCCAGCCCCTCGGCTGACCAGCGACAGGGCGATGCGGTTGGTTTTGACCTCGATTTCCGGGTTGAGGGCGACATCCGCCATGCTCATGGCATTGTGCAGCAGCCCGCCCAGCGGATCGCCCGCGCGCAGGCCGATAAAGGGCCAGCGCGTCATTTCCGTAAGCTCGATGGCGGCAGGCAGAGGCGCGGCCGCGCCTTTTTGGAAGATCGCCACCATCGCGCCTTCGGCCAAGTCTTCGATGCTTAACCCCGGATGCGGCGTTGCTTCGAAAGCAAAGCCAAGGTCGACGTCCTGGACCAGCAGCGCATCGACCAGATCCTTATAATGGTGGGTTTCCACCTCAAAATTGACGTCCGGGTGATCCTTGCGAAAGCGGCTAATCGCCTGGGGCATCATATCGATGCAAAGGGCGGGGGAGGCGGCAATCCGCAGCCGCCCCGACCGCCCGTCTTTAAGGTTGCGCGCTAGCTTTTTGAGGCTCTCAAGACCGGAATAAATCTTCTGCACTTCGGCGAAAAGGGCTAGACCTTCGGGCGTTGGGTGCAGGCGGCCTCGAATGCGCTCGAACAACGTCAGGCCGATTTGATCTTCGGCATGCTGCAGAATTTTCGTAACGGCGGGCTGCGAGACATTTAGCAGCCGTGCCGCCCCGCTGACCGTTCCGGTCACGATGATGGCGTGAAAAACCTCGATATGGCGCAGCCGCATTCTGCCTCGAACCCCCCGGCAAGGCATAGGATAGCGTTTACACTAGCGCAGTTTACGGCGGACGAAAGAGTTATATCGGGTAAAGTCCAGGTTATAGGCTGGAAAGCCGCTTTAGGGCTTGATCAAATAGCGGCGGCACGGCGGCAATGATCGGAAGATCGGCCAAATCCACGCGGCTCAGCCAACGGGCATCGCGCGCGTCGTCGCCTGCGGCAAGCTGGCCCTCAGGATTGCGCCCCAGCACGGGGATCAAAATATAGTGAAACCCATCGGAAACCGCTTCCAGCGGCGGCAGCAGCTCGAAAAACTCGGCTGTGATCCCGGTTTCCTCGTGCAATTCCCGCGCAGCGGCGGCGGTCAGGCTTTCGGCGAACTCCAGCTTGCCGCCGGGAAACCCCCACAGCCCTTGGTTCGGTGGGCGCCCGCGTTCGACCAGCAGCAGCCGATTGTCGCGGCACACCAGCGCCAGAACGCCGACCCGGGGATGCTGCGTCATGGCCTAGCCTTTGAAAGCAAGGAAAGATTTTAGGGAAAACCTCTCCTGGGGCGAGTGACCGGACTTGAACCGGCGACATCCAGAATCACAATCTGGCGCTCTAACCAACTGAGCTACACCCGCCATCAGGAGAGGCGCTTTCCCTAATGCAAGCGCCCGATCCTGTCAAGCGTCTGTCCGCAAATTTCCGATATGCACATATAATAGGCGATATGACGCAATATAGGGCAATAGCCTGACGGAAATCTGTGCAGCACGCCCGTTTTCCAGGCTATGCCGGAGTGGCATGGGTTATGCTACTCTCCGGGTCCAGGGGGCCAATCTGGCGAATGGGTCGCCAGCGGAGCAGAAGCGCAGAAACGAATGAAAAAAGTCGAAGCGATCATCAAGCCGTTCAAACTCGATGAGGTCAAAGAAGCCCTGCACGAGATCGGCATTCAAGGGCTGACCGTCACCGAAGCGAAAGGCTTTGGCCGTCAGAAGGGCCATACCGAACTTTACCGTGGCGCCGAATATGTCGTCGATTTTCTCCCCAAGGTGAAAATCGAGATCGTCATGGACGATGCGCTGGTCGAACGGGCGGTTGAAGCTATTCAGCAGGCAGCCCATACCGGCCGTATCGGCGACGGCAAAATTTTCGTCTTGCCGGTCGAAGATGCCATCCGCATCCGAACCGGTGAAAAAGGCGGGGACGCGATCTAACGCTTCCCTCTCCCATCTCCAACCCTTAATCTTTCGCCACTTATCCGCAAACGGGAAGAGAACACATGTCCGACGCGAAAACCGTGCTGTCGCTGATCCAGGAAAACGGCGTGAAGTATGTCGACTTCCGCTTTACCGATCCGCGCGGCAAATGGCACCACACGGCTCAGCATATCGTTACGGTGGACGAAGACCTGCTGAACGAAGGCATCATGTTCGACGGTTCGTCGATCGCCGGTTGGAAGGCCATCAACGAATCGGACATGCTGCTGAAGCCGGACCTGTCCACTGCCGTGATGGACCCGTTCTCGGCGCAGCCGCAGCTTATTCTGTTCTGCGACGTGCTGGAGCCGTCGACCGGTCAGGCCTATAGCCGCGATCCGCGCTCGATCGCCAAGCGCGCCGAAGCCTTCGTCAAAGCCTCGGGCATTGGCGATACCGTGTTCATGGGCCCGGAAGCCGAATTCTTCGTCTTCGACGATGTGCGCTTCAAGCAGGACCAGCACGAGGGCTACTACTACCTCGATAGCGAAGAACTGCCGCAGAACAGCGGTAAGGTCTACGAAAACGGCAACTCGGGCTATCGTCCGGGGCCGAAGGGTGGCTATTTCCCGGTGGCCCCGGTGGATAGCGGTTCGGACCTGCGCGCCGAAATGCTTGATGCCATCGCCGGTATGGGCGTTGAAGTCGAAAAGCATCACCATGAAGTCGCCCCGGCCCAGCACGAACTCGGGATTAAGTTCTCGACCCTGCTGAAGTGCGCCGACGGCATGCAGATCTATAAGTACTGCGTGCAGAACGTCGCCCACGCCTACGGCAAGACCGCGACCTTCATGCCGAAGCCGATCTTCAAGGACAATGGCTCGGGCATGCACGTTCACCAGTCGATCTGGAAGGACGGCAAGCCGCTGTTCGCCGGTAACGGCTATGCCGACCTGTCGGAAATGGCCCTCTACTACATCGGCGGGATCATTAAGCACGCGAAGGCGATCAACGCTTTCACCAACCCGACCAC
This genomic window contains:
- a CDS encoding methyl-accepting chemotaxis protein, with amino-acid sequence MAEHRIPSVWTPRLTLRRVLVTLFLIVAAAVGYTQANMLTTYTAFATDTLNTSTGKILTYLVRDKMTRVYSERIAPIANEWSRSTDLPPATEAKDVAKLGFTTDLFYTLTPVIEQQINLVAVNIFTPEMALLSRTTKGGKATATEDQALLDQLKARDRGAQRQAFEILWQSSEGRPLHSIFVPVGGFRVLGIMEVVTDPLHLLEGIGPSLDGTVEIFDGKNQSVFKSEGLPQGVSDVATARTTLMGGNNRPWAGLALTRGIDDFTQQAADVQSNSQQALLILAVVVAVGGFIVLRIAVFRPLGIFAQVMEAVASGNTKQAIPPTGPDEMAVMARALAHLRESVENVLQLKQMVDGSPTPTALLDKHGHVAFLNPAAISFCEAHSIDRASGDLLGLGAERVQACLSGSGDALRNLRLRVGSTDVTANLEPVRDGSGALVGLALTWIDVTAQILAARQAEAMMTDVQTVAGSVARQAQSLDQVAASLIERSRHTITLADDVGGLMAESSRSALQVSGATEELTSAIKEISQRAADAQRSADNATRFLGETGDTVKTLTESAAEVDGIVQFITSLADQTKLLALNATIEAARAGESGRGFAVVAQEVKKLAESTTSATSRIAETVHAIRDSLGATVRGFEAVRAAVTEVNMLQTSIASAVEQHNATSSEVASRVGQIATQAQTASSLIQQVLSEAKTTGSIADTLTHSAKSLSGEAGNLNGALTDYASQTQGAA
- a CDS encoding DUF2333 family protein, whose translation is MTEFDFEKRSLASRFWPKRLRIGVGLIGKMALALVLLVALYIPVGMLWVHVIDDDTTLAPTELPQGGSHAVAMAATLIERETITHRWTANDPIFLPGWWLDNMPEFQTGMMEAIGRFSTEMMDQIGRNRGSSQADPDLSKAVDLLKSAPNIWLFDFSTSWAPTTSSDAKYRAAAKALRTYNQRLGQGQALFERRGDNLIALLDRIMSDLGSASAVLDRQILEGRDQFIDRRADNVFYGVKGRLYAYYLILRELGTDYQQLLREREAFNVWTQMLASLHEASLLNPLIVMNGATDGVFVANHLATQGFYLLRARTQVREVSEILVR
- a CDS encoding PhoX family protein, whose translation is MTDASLAPATTHDADEVTNLSDNPTFASVVDASLSRRSVLMGTAATALFGSLGGVSALTIAGDAQAADKAKKLLGFKPVAKSLADAVIVPEGYDAQIIYALGDPLTANTPDYKNDGTDADFENRAGDHHDGMEWFGLSADGKPSTTATNRGILGVNHEATTDEKLSSFFIHPTGGTATLPRPAAEVDKELAIHGVSFVEVRKNAAGKWEYVKASAFNRRFTTLTEMEISGPARGNALLKTKYSPDGTKTRGTLNNCGTGKSPWGTLMTGEENWNGYFFRAKGDDEARGNDKSVTALKRYGRAEGAASRHGWESAGSDDKYMRWNNVKTGTSADGSDDYRNEMNGQGYVVEMDPYDKTKLAKKRTALGRYAHESAAFSLPVNGQPLAVYMGDDARNEYIYKFVSEATWSASDATAADRLAVGDKYLDKGTLYVAKFNADGTGEWIELSINNPKIKGYDKYAFADQADVAVNARLAGDAVGATKMDRPEWCSVNPANGEVYFTLTNNANRTSEPKGGSALEPDAANPRAYSDVKGTSRVQTGNSHGHIIRVREAGGAGAKAFSWDIYLFGAEASADPASINLSKLNANQDLSSPDGLAFSKATGICWIQTDDGAYTDVTNCMMLAALPGKVGDGQKVNINYTKADGAKLTVTTPVGKAPTEGELKRFLVGPKGSEITGIAETPDGKALFINIQHPGEATKMADVTDPAKYESQWPANAGYGAGKRPRSATIVITKKDGGVVGA
- a CDS encoding LysR substrate-binding domain-containing protein, translated to MRLRHIEVFHAIIVTGTVSGAARLLNVSQPAVTKILQHAEDQIGLTLFERIRGRLHPTPEGLALFAEVQKIYSGLESLKKLARNLKDGRSGRLRIAASPALCIDMMPQAISRFRKDHPDVNFEVETHHYKDLVDALLVQDVDLGFAFEATPHPGLSIEDLAEGAMVAIFQKGAAAPLPAAIELTEMTRWPFIGLRAGDPLGGLLHNAMSMADVALNPEIEVKTNRIALSLVSRGAGAAIVDGYTAASGQPELIDIRALKDPLTYRVQAIWARHRPQSVLARQFIQTFVDVERETTAALNRRSGMLRAAE
- a CDS encoding NUDIX hydrolase — its product is MTQHPRVGVLALVCRDNRLLLVERGRPPNQGLWGFPGGKLEFAESLTAAAARELHEETGITAEFFELLPPLEAVSDGFHYILIPVLGRNPEGQLAAGDDARDARWLSRVDLADLPIIAAVPPLFDQALKRLSSL
- a CDS encoding P-II family nitrogen regulator, producing the protein MKKVEAIIKPFKLDEVKEALHEIGIQGLTVTEAKGFGRQKGHTELYRGAEYVVDFLPKVKIEIVMDDALVERAVEAIQQAAHTGRIGDGKIFVLPVEDAIRIRTGEKGGDAI
- the glnA gene encoding type I glutamate--ammonia ligase — protein: MSDAKTVLSLIQENGVKYVDFRFTDPRGKWHHTAQHIVTVDEDLLNEGIMFDGSSIAGWKAINESDMLLKPDLSTAVMDPFSAQPQLILFCDVLEPSTGQAYSRDPRSIAKRAEAFVKASGIGDTVFMGPEAEFFVFDDVRFKQDQHEGYYYLDSEELPQNSGKVYENGNSGYRPGPKGGYFPVAPVDSGSDLRAEMLDAIAGMGVEVEKHHHEVAPAQHELGIKFSTLLKCADGMQIYKYCVQNVAHAYGKTATFMPKPIFKDNGSGMHVHQSIWKDGKPLFAGNGYADLSEMALYYIGGIIKHAKAINAFTNPTTNSYKRLVPGYEAPVLLAYSSRNRSASCRIPFASSPKAKRVEVRFPDPLANPYFAYSAMLMAGIDGIINKIHPGQAMDKNLYDLPPEELKEVPTVCGSLREALENLDKDRDFLKRGDVFTDDQIDAYIELKMEEVMRFETTPHPVEFEMYYSA